The Hemibagrus wyckioides isolate EC202008001 linkage group LG25, SWU_Hwy_1.0, whole genome shotgun sequence genome has a segment encoding these proteins:
- the tmem151ba gene encoding transmembrane protein 151B has product MSPASSGANNTNSVPHDQTERRREEQRPQQQSLVEALWRESHWKCLLLTLLMYGCVLAMTWCCLAKVTRLSIESNLKSRSTVYHDSACSDGYIYIPVAFLFTLYMLYLVECWHCSMRFNLQYKVDLESIVERVQHMQQATPCIWWRAIGYHYVRRTRHVTRYRNSDAYSATQVYHERVNTHAAEAEFDYGNCGVKDVSKQLAGMEDFHITKLRFTKCFSFANAESENSYLTQRARFFAENEGLDDYMEAREGMHLKNVDFREHVMVISDQLPWFLRRCVFWIAAVMTFSWPLRILTEYRTAYLHYHVEKLFGFNYLHYCHQISRVNTIDSTELEWHIRSNQQLVPSYSEAVLMDANVSGRDSFSPQNCERCRRALSGSSIFSRSALSLFSLGHAYGSLNESSAPEHHQPSPPTYQDALRFPVLIVHRSDGCLSHEHRLLHHNGSCVETSL; this is encoded by the coding sequence CAAAGGCCCCAGCAGCAGTCACTGGTTGAGGCACTGTGGAGGGAGTCACACTGGAAATGCCTTCTCCTCACACTGCTCATGTATGGCTGTGTGCTCGCTATGACATGGTGCTGCCTGGCCAAGGTGACGCGACTCAGCATCGAAAGTAACCTCAAGAGCAGGTCGACGGTGTATCATGACAGTGCCTGCTCTGATGGATACATCTACATCCCTGTGGCATTTCTGTTCACACTTTATATGCTGTACTTGGTGGAGTGTTGGCACTGTTCCATGCGCTTCAACCTGCAGTATAAAGTGGATTTGGAGAGTATAGTAGAGCGGGTGCAGCATATGCAGCAGGCCACACCGTGCATCTGGTGGAGGGCCATCGGTTACCACTATGTGCGACGCACACGTCATGTGACCCGCTACCGCAATAGTGATGCCTACAGTGCCACACAGGTGTATCATGAACGGGTCAACACACACGCAGCCGAGGCTGAGTTCGATTATGGAAACTGCGGTGTGAAGGACGTCTCCAAGCAGCTTGCCGGCATGGAAGACTTCCATATCACCAAGCTGCGCTTCACCAAGTGCTTCAGCTTTGCCAACGCAGAGTCGGAGAATTCCTATCTGACACAGAGAGCACGGTTCTTCGCAGAAAACGAGGGGCTAGATGACTACATGGAGGCTCGTGAGGGCATGCACCTAAAGAATGTGGACTTCAGGGAGCATGTAATGGTTATCTCAGACCAACTGCCATGGTTTTTGAGGCGCTGTGTGTTTTGGATAGCAGCGGTGATGACGTTCTCTTGGCCCTTGCGCATTCTCACCGAGTATCGCACAGCTTATCTGCACTACCATGTGGAGAAGCTGTTCGGCTTTAATTATTTACACTACTGCCACCAAATCTCCAGGGTGAACACAATCGATAGCACCGAACTAGAGTGGCACATCCGCTCCAACCAGCAGCTGGTGCCCAGTTACTCTGAGGCTGTGCTAATGGATGCGAACGTGTCTGGCCGAGACTCCTTCTCTCCCCAGAACTGTGAGCGCTGCCGTCGGGCCTTGAGTGGCTCGTCCATTTTTTCTCGCAGTGCCCTCAGCCTTTTTTCACTAGGTCATGCATATGGCAGCCTGAACGAAAGCTCTGCCCCAGAGCACCACCAGCCATCTCCTCCAACCTATCAGGATGCATTGCGCTTCCCTGTGCTGATTGTGCACCGCAGTGATGGTTGCCTCAGCCATGAGCATCGCTTACTGCATCACAACGGCTCCTGTGTGGAGACTTCCTTATGA
- the LOC131345616 gene encoding T-cell immunoglobulin and mucin domain-containing protein 4-like isoform X2, protein MPHFTMNQLHSCISSLVLLLSLTVYRCTATTIYGFEGQDVTLPCKYDSGYHGVCDVCWMKGSIPRNGCGDQIIYATEKGVVIRSSVRYQLYGNLRRGDATLTIHNARKSDSGKYGCRVHVPGWFNDKKFEVNLAIREAKPQTSTRRYVTTTTHIPTQAPVLTTKHVTTPFPEQLTTKPTEPVLTTQYVTTTFPETTKPTETLQTNSTTLGYMTATPLVPTQGPVSTITDKTTSSPVTTKPADSQSTSCSLGHVTTTTHIHSHGPDSTKKHETTSSPENLTTKPTVAITENDPDQSPRKNKSVKDVLVILVPVILILLVLGTALFLISKYNRRLRSTLEIAKNSSAFVSYSNLDNSVTLPMTNTPNN, encoded by the exons ATGCCACATTTCACCATGAATCAGCTTCACTCTTGCATCTCCTCGCTTGTGCTGCTTCTGAGCCTCACAG TTTATAGATGTACTGCCACGACTATATACGGCTTTGAGGGTCAGGACGTCACTCTCCCTTGCAAGTATGACTCGGGTTATCATGGTGTATGTGATGTATGCTGGATGAAAGGAAGCATCCCAAGAAATGGGTGTGGTGATCAAATTATTTACGCTACTGAAAAAGGAGTGGTGATTCGAAGCAGTGTGAGATATCAGCTATATGGAAATCTGCGGAGAGGAGATGCCACTCTGACTATCCACAACGCCAGAAAAAGTGACTCAGGAAAATATGGCTGCCGAGTCCATGTCCCCGGATGGTTCAACGATAAAAAATTTGAGGTCAACTTAGCCATCAGGGAAG CAAAACCACAGACCTCCACTAGGAGATATGTAACAACTACGACACACATTCCTACACAGG CACCTGTTTTAACAACGAAACATGTGACAACCCCCTTCCCTGAGCAACTGACCACTAAGCCTACAG AACCTGTTTTAACAACGCAGTATGTGACAACCACCTTCCCTGAGACTACTAAGCCTACAG aaacACTACAGACCAACAGTACCACACTGGGATATATGACTGCTACACCACTCGTTCCTACACAGG GACCTGTTTCAACAATAACAGATAAGACAACCAGCAGCCCTGTGACCACTAAGCCTGCAG ACTCACAATCGACCTCATGCTCTCTGGGACACGTAACTACtacaacacacattcattcacatg GACCTGATTCAACAAAGAAACATGAGACAACCAGCAGCCCAGAGAATTTGACCACTAAGCCTACAG TTGCAATCACTGAAAATGATCCTGATCAATCTCCTAGAAAAAACAAGTCT GTGAAAGACGTCCTTGTAATCTTGGTGCCAGTTATACTGATTTTGCTGGTTTTGGGAACTGCTCTTTTTCTAATAT CTAAGTATAACAGAAGACTCAGATCAACACTAGAAAT AGCCAAGAACTCATCTGCTTTTGTCAGCTACAGCAACTTGGACAACAGCGTGACCCTGCCAATGACCAACACACCTAATAATTAA
- the rnf8 gene encoding E3 ubiquitin-protein ligase rnf8 isoform X1 produces MEEIAKEVSLSPEDGEENSTENGKIWCLKRVGKDSGWLRLFENTEVTIGRGLNVTHQILSVSCPLMISRNHCMFKQREHGQWTVTDNESLNGVWVNGTRISPGKPHILQRGDIVRFGVPLDGNPVEFEYVLLHSTLDKIKDFLTKTTAAEVKALTSKSKKFKRKFGTDETESINPPDSKPKLYRTTNTDKSHSQPCPTATVPDQAGPSQPSGSFTQCSDSSQHLTTLKRYSDNLKALKERMGATQKRAAELEGQEGSSLEQQKEMEVLQEQMKLLRGELKSQQELAQQRMEILERSVCEEERRLATERSQQKEDGLKKQLEEALKEHCRVIEELKHEREGFQEVLQAKDKELEVTKEEKERARAQKEEVVTQMTEVLENELQCIICAELFIEAVTLSCAHSFCQHCIADWRRRRDECPICRQPIVSQARSLVLDNCIDRMVENLSTAMRERRTVLISQRKGQHKSPSVGLVVIQDDGDRDPSVQPSNTAKATW; encoded by the exons ATGGAGGAGATTGCAAAGGAAGTCTCCTTATCCCCTgaggatggagaagaaaacTCCACGGAGAATGGTAAAATATGGTGTTTGAAACGAGTTGGGAAAGACAGCGGCTGGCTACGACTCTTCGAAAATACTGAG GTTACCATTGGACGTGGCCTGAATGTCACTCATCAGATTCTGTCAGTGAGTTGTCCGCTGATGATCTCCAGAAACCACTGCATGTTTAAGCAGAGAGAACATGGCCAGTGGACAGTGACTGACAATGAG AGCCTAAATGGAGTGTGGGTGAATGGTACTCGGATATCCCCTGGGAAACCTCACATTCTGCAGCGGGGTGATATTGTGCGATTTGGCGTCCCATTGGATGGTAACCCAGTTGAGTTCGAGTATGTTCTTCTCCACTCCACCCTTGACAAAATCAAAGATTTCTTGACAAAAACAACTGCTGCAGAAGTCAAAGCTTTGACATCCAAATCAAAAAAGTTTAAGCGAAAATTTGGCACAGATGAGACAGAGTCGATCAACCCACCAGACTCGAAACCGAAGCTCTATCGCACGACTAACACAGATAAATCTCACAGCCAGCCCTGTCCCACAGCAACAGTCCCCGATCAGGCTGGACCTAGTCAACCATCCGGGAGCTTCACTCAGTGTAGTGACAGCAGCCAGCATCTGACTACCTTAAAACGCTACAGCGACAACCTGAAAGCTTTAAAGGAGCGTATGGGGGCCACACAGAAGCGAGCAGCTGAGTTAGAGGGGCAGGAAGGCTCAAGTCTAGAGCAGCAGAAGGAAATGGAGGTTCTGCAAGAGCAGATGAAGCTTCTACGAGGCGAGTTAAAATCGCAGCAGGAACTGGCACAGCAACGCATGGAGATCCTGGagaggtctgtgtgtgaggaggagagaCGACTGGCG ACGGAAAGAAGCCAGCAGAAAGAAGATGGCCTGAAAAAACAACTCGAGGAGGCTTTAAAAGAG CACTGTAGAGTAATAGAAGAGCTCAAACACGAAAGAGAAGGATTTCAAGAAGTTCTTCAGGCCAAAGACAAAGAGCTAGAAGTTACCAAG GAGGAGAAAGAGCGGGCAAGGGCTCAGAAGGAAGAGGTAGTCACACAGATGACAGAAGTGCTGGAGAATGAACTGCAGTGCATCATCTGCGCTGAACTCTTCATCGAG GCTGTGACCCTGAGCTGTGCTCACAGTTTCTGTCAGCACTGTATCGCAGACTGGCGGAGACGCAGAGACGAGTGCCCCATCTGCAGGCAGCCCATTGTGTCACAGGCTCGCTCTCTGGTGCTGGACAACTGCATTGACCGCATGGTGGAAAACCTGAGCACTGCGATGAGGGAGAGGAGAACGGTACTCATCAGCCAGAGGAAAG GTCAGCATAAATCACCTTCTGTTGGACTGGTAGTGATCCAGGATGATGGTGACAGAGATCCATCAGTTCAACCATCTAACACAGCAAAGGCAACCTGGTGA
- the rnf8 gene encoding E3 ubiquitin-protein ligase rnf8 isoform X2, whose translation MEEIAKEVSLSPEDGEENSTENGKIWCLKRVGKDSGWLRLFENTEVTIGRGLNVTHQILSVSCPLMISRNHCMFKQREHGQWTVTDNESLNGVWVNGTRISPGKPHILQRGDIVRFGVPLDGNPVEFEYVLLHSTLDKIKDFLTKTTAAEVKALTSKSKKFKRKFGTDETESINPPDSKPKLYRTTNTDKSHSQPCPTATVPDQAGPSQPSGSFTQCSDSSQHLTTLKRYSDNLKALKERMGATQKRAAELEGQEGSSLEQQKEMEVLQEQMKLLRGELKSQQELAQQRMEILERSVCEEERRLATERSQQKEDGLKKQLEEALKEHCRVIEELKHEREGFQEVLQAKDKELEVTKEEKERARAQKEEVVTQMTEVLENELQCIICAELFIEAVTLSCAHSFCQHCIADWRRRRDECPICRQPIVSQARSLVLDNCIDRMVENLSTAMRERRTVLISQRKGERSA comes from the exons ATGGAGGAGATTGCAAAGGAAGTCTCCTTATCCCCTgaggatggagaagaaaacTCCACGGAGAATGGTAAAATATGGTGTTTGAAACGAGTTGGGAAAGACAGCGGCTGGCTACGACTCTTCGAAAATACTGAG GTTACCATTGGACGTGGCCTGAATGTCACTCATCAGATTCTGTCAGTGAGTTGTCCGCTGATGATCTCCAGAAACCACTGCATGTTTAAGCAGAGAGAACATGGCCAGTGGACAGTGACTGACAATGAG AGCCTAAATGGAGTGTGGGTGAATGGTACTCGGATATCCCCTGGGAAACCTCACATTCTGCAGCGGGGTGATATTGTGCGATTTGGCGTCCCATTGGATGGTAACCCAGTTGAGTTCGAGTATGTTCTTCTCCACTCCACCCTTGACAAAATCAAAGATTTCTTGACAAAAACAACTGCTGCAGAAGTCAAAGCTTTGACATCCAAATCAAAAAAGTTTAAGCGAAAATTTGGCACAGATGAGACAGAGTCGATCAACCCACCAGACTCGAAACCGAAGCTCTATCGCACGACTAACACAGATAAATCTCACAGCCAGCCCTGTCCCACAGCAACAGTCCCCGATCAGGCTGGACCTAGTCAACCATCCGGGAGCTTCACTCAGTGTAGTGACAGCAGCCAGCATCTGACTACCTTAAAACGCTACAGCGACAACCTGAAAGCTTTAAAGGAGCGTATGGGGGCCACACAGAAGCGAGCAGCTGAGTTAGAGGGGCAGGAAGGCTCAAGTCTAGAGCAGCAGAAGGAAATGGAGGTTCTGCAAGAGCAGATGAAGCTTCTACGAGGCGAGTTAAAATCGCAGCAGGAACTGGCACAGCAACGCATGGAGATCCTGGagaggtctgtgtgtgaggaggagagaCGACTGGCG ACGGAAAGAAGCCAGCAGAAAGAAGATGGCCTGAAAAAACAACTCGAGGAGGCTTTAAAAGAG CACTGTAGAGTAATAGAAGAGCTCAAACACGAAAGAGAAGGATTTCAAGAAGTTCTTCAGGCCAAAGACAAAGAGCTAGAAGTTACCAAG GAGGAGAAAGAGCGGGCAAGGGCTCAGAAGGAAGAGGTAGTCACACAGATGACAGAAGTGCTGGAGAATGAACTGCAGTGCATCATCTGCGCTGAACTCTTCATCGAG GCTGTGACCCTGAGCTGTGCTCACAGTTTCTGTCAGCACTGTATCGCAGACTGGCGGAGACGCAGAGACGAGTGCCCCATCTGCAGGCAGCCCATTGTGTCACAGGCTCGCTCTCTGGTGCTGGACAACTGCATTGACCGCATGGTGGAAAACCTGAGCACTGCGATGAGGGAGAGGAGAACGGTACTCATCAGCCAGAGGAAAGGTGAGAG GTCAGCATAA
- the tcte1 gene encoding dynein regulatory complex subunit 5 has product MNLTKLTNQPLKEFNTEADHGKLRRIRAEDLEWSLAVVPSLTKLCLEHIVQNFEENPIVEELLPKHKAFVLEKLPPTLPQTITANLISDEGYWKRCCQSLWHVCDASEYGNSWKRMFFERHLENIIELFIPDMTDNKLVLEIVPLCRDYVKRLRISQLLPPVKEPAMFEEGDGADSVSDFYTDGPSMDHFDFRILLDKLSNLEELQLVYGVKNCGMNFEWHLFQFTLRDCQSLAEAVKSCKSLKVLRILRSSMEDEKCRMLVKHLLDHPSLLELDFSHNLIGDRGARAISKLLNRSCLVTLNLYDNRISGKGAQALAHALSKNTSLVSLNLRLNQLGDEGGQAIAQALLKNQTLVNLHLGANEMTEPTATAFSQVLVQNTTVRNLNLSCNKLGKDGGKVLEEGMSHNSSLLKCDIRLTEMSLESEYRIREVLCTNQEKARLKHTQDIVNTM; this is encoded by the exons ATGAATCTGACCAAGTTAACAAACCAGCCATTAAAAGAGTTTAACACCGAGGCAGATCATGGAAAACTGCGCAGGATCAGAGCTGAAGATCTGGAGTGGTCTTTAGCTGTGGTGCCTTCACTGACAAAACTGTGTCTTGAACACATCGTGCAAAATTTTGAAg AAAATCCCATTGTTGAGGAACTCTTGCCCAAACATAAGGCTTTTGTACTGGAGAAGCTGCCTCCGACTCTGCCTCAGACTATAACAGCAAACCTGATCAGCGATGAAGGCTACTGGAAGCGTTGCTGTCAGAGCCTATGGCATGTGTGTGATGCCTCAGAATATGGCAACAGCTGGAAGCGCATGTTCTTTGAACGCCATCTAGAGAACATCATCGAACTTTTCATCCCAGACATGACTGACAACAAATTGGTCCTGGAGATTGTACCACTGTGCAGAGACTATGTGAAGCGGCTGAGGATCTCTCAACTCCTGCCACCAGTTAAGGAGCCGGCGATGTTTGAAGAGGGCGACGGCGCAGATTCAGTCAGCGATTTTTATACTGATGGGCCTTCGATGGATCACTTTGACTTCCGAATTCTGCTGGACAAACTGAGCAACCTGGAAGAGCTGCAATTGGTTTATGGCGTAAAAAACTGTGGAATGAACTTTGAGTGGCATCTGTTTCAGTTTACCCTCCGTGACTGTCAGTCATTGGCTGAGGCTGTGAAATCCTGCAAATCCTTAAAG GTTCTCCGAATCCTTCGGAGCAGCATGGAAGATGAGAAGTGCCGCATGCTGGTAAAACACCTGCTGGATCATCCATCCCTGTTGGAGCTCGACTTCTCACACAATCTTATAGGGGATCGAGGGGCGAGAGCCATCAGCAAACTCCTCAACCGCAGCTGTCTGGTGACACTGAACCTTTACGACAACCGGATCAGTGGGAAAGGGGCCCAAGCCTTAGCCCATGCCCTCTCCAAAAACACCTCCCTAGTGTCACTCAACTTGAGACTGAACCAGCTAGGGGATGAAGGCGGCCAAGCCATAGCTCAGGCCTTGCTAAAAAATCAGACTTTGGTAAACCTTCATTTAGGGGCCAACGAGATGACAGAGCCCACAGCCACAGCATTCTCACAGGTCTTAGTACAGAACACAACAGTGAGAAACCTCAACTTATCCTGCAACAAACTGGGAAAG GACGGAGGGAAGGTCCTAGAAGAAGGGATGTCACACAACAGCAGCCTGCTGAAGTGTGATATTCGCCTCACTGAAATGAGCCTGGAGAGCGAGTACCGCATCCGTGAGGTACTGTGCACCAATCAGGAAAAAGCCCGGCTCAAGCACACACAGGACATAGTAAACACCATGTAA
- the LOC131345616 gene encoding hepatitis A virus cellular receptor 1 homolog isoform X1, with amino-acid sequence MPHFTMNQLHSCISSLVLLLSLTVYRCTATTIYGFEGQDVTLPCKYDSGYHGVCDVCWMKGSIPRNGCGDQIIYATEKGVVIRSSVRYQLYGNLRRGDATLTIHNARKSDSGKYGCRVHVPGWFNDKKFEVNLAIREAKPQTSTRRYVTTTTHIPTQAPVLTTKHVTTPFPEQLTTKPTEPVLTTQYVTTTFPETTKPTETLQTNSTTLGYMTATPLVPTQGPVLTTQNGVTTTTEHVTTKHTGPVSTITDKTTSSPVTTKPADSQSTSCSLGHVTTTTHIHSHGPDSTKKHETTSSPENLTTKPTVAITENDPDQSPRKNKSVKDVLVILVPVILILLVLGTALFLISKYNRRLRSTLEIAKNSSAFVSYSNLDNSVTLPMTNTPNN; translated from the exons ATGCCACATTTCACCATGAATCAGCTTCACTCTTGCATCTCCTCGCTTGTGCTGCTTCTGAGCCTCACAG TTTATAGATGTACTGCCACGACTATATACGGCTTTGAGGGTCAGGACGTCACTCTCCCTTGCAAGTATGACTCGGGTTATCATGGTGTATGTGATGTATGCTGGATGAAAGGAAGCATCCCAAGAAATGGGTGTGGTGATCAAATTATTTACGCTACTGAAAAAGGAGTGGTGATTCGAAGCAGTGTGAGATATCAGCTATATGGAAATCTGCGGAGAGGAGATGCCACTCTGACTATCCACAACGCCAGAAAAAGTGACTCAGGAAAATATGGCTGCCGAGTCCATGTCCCCGGATGGTTCAACGATAAAAAATTTGAGGTCAACTTAGCCATCAGGGAAG CAAAACCACAGACCTCCACTAGGAGATATGTAACAACTACGACACACATTCCTACACAGG CACCTGTTTTAACAACGAAACATGTGACAACCCCCTTCCCTGAGCAACTGACCACTAAGCCTACAG AACCTGTTTTAACAACGCAGTATGTGACAACCACCTTCCCTGAGACTACTAAGCCTACAG aaacACTACAGACCAACAGTACCACACTGGGATATATGACTGCTACACCACTCGTTCCTACACAGG GACCTGTTTTAACAACCCAGAATGGTGTAACCACCACCACTGAGCATGTGACCACTAAGCATACAG GACCTGTTTCAACAATAACAGATAAGACAACCAGCAGCCCTGTGACCACTAAGCCTGCAG ACTCACAATCGACCTCATGCTCTCTGGGACACGTAACTACtacaacacacattcattcacatg GACCTGATTCAACAAAGAAACATGAGACAACCAGCAGCCCAGAGAATTTGACCACTAAGCCTACAG TTGCAATCACTGAAAATGATCCTGATCAATCTCCTAGAAAAAACAAGTCT GTGAAAGACGTCCTTGTAATCTTGGTGCCAGTTATACTGATTTTGCTGGTTTTGGGAACTGCTCTTTTTCTAATAT CTAAGTATAACAGAAGACTCAGATCAACACTAGAAAT AGCCAAGAACTCATCTGCTTTTGTCAGCTACAGCAACTTGGACAACAGCGTGACCCTGCCAATGACCAACACACCTAATAATTAA